A stretch of Pirellulales bacterium DNA encodes these proteins:
- a CDS encoding helix-turn-helix domain-containing protein, which produces MRNIRALDALLPKTRQGILAAILVRPEKAWYVSELARRMGVPSSSLQRELQQLSEAGILKVQRQGRMAYYRANTGSPLFPELRGLLLKTAGLVDVLADALKPLAAKLRIVFVYGSIASGKEQSDSDIDLMVVGTVPPAELAVPLRRARESLGREINSTVYSPAEFAKKRATKDHFLTRVLDKPKLFVLGNRDELGEAAV; this is translated from the coding sequence ATGCGAAATATCCGAGCGCTCGATGCTCTGCTTCCGAAAACGCGCCAGGGAATCTTGGCGGCGATACTCGTGCGGCCGGAGAAGGCGTGGTACGTCTCCGAATTGGCGCGCCGCATGGGCGTGCCTTCGTCGAGCCTGCAACGAGAACTGCAACAGCTCAGCGAGGCAGGTATCCTCAAAGTGCAACGGCAAGGACGGATGGCCTATTACCGGGCCAATACAGGCTCGCCTCTATTTCCCGAACTCCGCGGCTTGCTGCTGAAGACGGCCGGGTTGGTGGATGTGTTGGCCGACGCTTTGAAGCCGCTCGCCGCAAAGCTGCGGATCGTTTTTGTGTATGGCTCGATCGCCAGCGGCAAGGAGCAAAGCGACAGCGATATCGACCTGATGGTCGTTGGCACCGTGCCGCCCGCGGAGTTGGCAGTGCCGTTGCGTCGCGCGCGCGAGTCGCTGGGCCGGGAGATCAATTCCACCGTTTACTCGCCCGCGGAATTCGCCAAGAAACGGGCGACGAAAGATCATTTCCTGACGCGGGTGTTGGACAAGCCCAAGCTGTTTGTGTTAGGCAATAGGGATGAGCTGGGCGAAGCTGCTGTCTGA